A genomic stretch from Orcinus orca chromosome 14, mOrcOrc1.1, whole genome shotgun sequence includes:
- the CHCHD1 gene encoding coiled-coil-helix-coiled-coil-helix domain-containing protein 1 codes for MATPSLRGRLARFGNPRKPILKPNKPLILANRVGERRREKGEATCITEMSVMMACWKQNEFRDEACKKEIQDFFDCASRAEAARKVRSIQEDLGELGSLPPKKLNKLLNRFPNKPHVS; via the exons AGCCTCCGGGGTCGGTTAGCAAGGTTTGGAAACCCGCGGAAGCCCATACTGAAGCCTAACAAGCCCCTCATCCTAGCTAACCGTGTCGGGGAACGGCGCCGGGAGAAGGGCG AGGCGACTTGTATCACGGAGATGTCAGTAATGATGGCTTGCTGGAAGCAGAATGAATTCCGCGACGAAGCGTGCAAAAAAGAGATCCAGGACTTCTTCGATTGTGCTTCGAGGGCTGAG GCAGCCCGAAAAGTGAGATCAATCCAGGAGGACCTGGGAGAGTTGGGGAGTTTACCCCCCAAGAAATTGAATAAGTTGTTAAATAGGTTTCCTAACAAACCTCATGTCAGCTGA